The following proteins are co-located in the Plasmodium brasilianum strain Bolivian I chromosome 11, whole genome shotgun sequence genome:
- a CDS encoding SWI/SNF-related matrix-associated actin-dependent regulator of chromatin, with translation MEPVDDLDSISVYDDSEYKKDYVIRDLLREVITSSIKEIDGKSINLLETLMKYGYELNRCIDKSNYYINEAFSSRVNTEKLRRKLRVHVFTVFNDGDRELSYPANITVEDSANVYRNASPSSMTFNIQGYILDADESDYDDVDESERLPTRVMNERRNSGYFIEDDDEDEEGSEMINEEVVSKYSGTDIDEDCENNENIDYRNTSVMKFTSFFSTIMVMRENETIVYDKKYKNYYDCDKLTFTRTLSERRNEIIKVYLFLDQKTPFFELSKKLSIFMKSPEETIPEIMKRIYEYCLEKDLVDSISAKIKTDEKLKDILGVDECEFSDLPKLLQKNFVIQKPIVLEHIVDLENEDESESIYDIVVDIFEPFVTLDSGKRKKFVLDSHHLNDVLQFLKKHEINEEENEDTLNEDSIKECTCTTNNLCSRDNNRLDENVYPADVRNNLLNVNGGDIVNENAEEENMELEDVEENYDKKDYINSGRIITVLTEKGDIEEYLIKECSEFCKKYKNLNLNSVGVTIFEKMNGLQSEIESIDDDIINILCKIRKKNNLRLRYTRFYEDPCGFIEHVMNSKFPVDFENLDDNIDYIYDQAANINDDNYYKLPWVHRGISKYLLIKDKNLDDVLKSFLNSMNLESKRKISSRSSNGNKKQRVPLNEQNNYCPYNDSNSNNNYSNNNNNNYYDNNNNNSNANNDNNMNNMLNMNSMLNMNNMYNMNNLYNMNNMQNVSNMQNINNNNSNINNNNLCYYYDNNNMNYSTPDPFNISMQNYGNNINYESNNMQNSGGFQMNNNTNDNEVRLNMNAENNFMQNNEQVNFNAYNINQVAAYPTYMNFPFNMTSQNDFNAMYNGTLPMELYPNENFYNSGNFAP, from the coding sequence ATGGAACCTGTAGATGATTTAGATTCCATTAGTGTATATGATGATAGCGAATATAAGAAAGATTATGTAATAAGAGATTTATTGCGAGAAGTTATAACAAGTTCAATAAAGGAAATAGATGgaaaaagtattaatttACTAGAAACATTAATGAAATATGGATATGAACTAAATAGATGTATTGATAAGAGCAACTACTATATCAATGAAGCATTCTCGTCAAGAGTAAATACAGAAAAATTAAGGCGTAAATTAAGAGTGCATGTATTTACAGTTTTTAATGATGGAGACAGAGAACTAAGTTATCCTGCAAATATTACAGTTGAAGATTCAGCAAATGTTTATAGAAATGCTTCCCCATCATCCATGACATTTAATATTCAGGGTTATATTTTAGATGCAGATGAGAGTGATTATGATGATGTAGATGAATCAGAAAGGTTACCTACGAGAGTAATGAATGAAAGGAGGAATTCTGGTTATTTCATTGAGGATGATGATGAAGATGAAGAAGGAAGTGAGATGATTAATGAAGAAGTCGTTAGTAAATATTCGGGTACGGACATTGATGAGGATtgtgaaaataatgaaaacattGATTATCGTAATACAAGTGTCATGAAATTTACGTCCTTTTTTTCAACTATTATGGTTATGAGAGAAAATGAAACAATtgtatatgataaaaaatacaaaaattattacgaTTGTGATAAATTGACTTTTACACGTACACTAAGTGAAagaagaaatgaaataattaaagtgtatttatttttagacCAAAAAACCCCTTTTTTTGAACTatcgaaaaaattaagtatttTTATGAAGTCACCTGAAGAAACCATCCCAGAAATAATGAAACGCATTTATGAATATTGTTTAGAAAAAGACCTAGTTGATTCCATTAGtgctaaaataaaaacagatGAGAagttaaaagatatattaggTGTAGATGAATGTGAATTTAGTGATCTACCCAAGCTTTTGCAGAAGAATTTTGTAATTCAGAAACCAATAGTACTAGAACATATTGTTGACTTAGAGAATGAAGATGAATCTGAAAGTATATATGATATTGTCGTTGATATTTTTGAACCGTTTGTAACTTTAGACAGTGGTAAAcgtaaaaaatttgtacttGATTCGCATCACTTAAATGAcgtattacaatttttaaaaaagcatGAAATAAATGAGGAAGAGAACGAGGACACACTGAATGAAGACTCTATTAAAGAGTGCACTTGTActacaaataatttatgtagtAGGGATAATAATAGATTAGATGAAAATGTTTACCCAGCAGATGTTAGGAACAATTTATTGAATGTAAATGGTGGTGACATAGTGAATGAAAACGCGGAAGAGGAAAATATGGAACTAGAAGATGTGGAGGAAAATTATGATAAGAAAGATTATATAAACAGTGGGAGAATAATAACTGTACTTACAGAAAAGGGTGATATAGaggaatatttaattaaagagTGCTCCgaattttgtaaaaagtataaaaatttaaatttaaattctGTGGGAGTTACTATATTTGAAAAGATGAATGGATTACAAAGTGAAATAGAAAGTATAGATgatgatattataaatatattatgtaagattagaaaaaagaataatttaagaTTACGTTATACAAGATTTTATGAAGACCCATGTGGATTTATTGAGCATGTAATGAATAGTAAATTTCCTGTGGATTTCGAAAATTTAGATGATAATATTGATTACATTTATGACCAAGCAGCTAATATTAATGATGACAATTATTATAAACTCCCTTGGGTTCATAGAGGCATTTCAAAGTATTTGTTAATTAAGGATAAAAATTTGGATGATGTTCttaaatcttttttaaattctatgAATTTGGAAAGTAAAAGAAAGATTAGTAGTAGGAGCTcgaatggaaataaaaaacaaagagtacctttaaatgaacaaaataattattgtCCATATAACGatagtaatagcaataacaactatagtaataataataataataattattatgataataacaataataacagtaatgccaataatgataataatatgaataatatgcttaatatgaacagtatgcttaatatgaacaatatgtataatatgaacaatttgtataatatgaacaatatgcaaaatgtgagcaatatgcaaaatattaataataataatagtaatattaataacaataatttatgttattattatgataataataatatgaattatagCACTCCAGACCCTTTTAACATTTCGATGCAAAATTatggaaataatataaattatgaaagcAACAATATGCAAAACTCTGGTGGTTTTCAGATGAATAACAATACAAATGATAATGAAGTAAGGTTAAACATGAATgctgaaaataattttatgcaAAATAATGAACAAGTTAATTTTAACGCTTATAATATTAATCAGGTTGCTGCTTACCCAACGTACATGAATTTCCCTTTTAATATGACATCTCAAAATGATTTTAATGCAATGTATAATGGTACATTACCTATGGAGTTATACccaaatgaaaatttttacaattctGGCAACTTTGCTCCATAA